The Campylobacter sp. CN_NE2 region AAGTTTTGCGCGTGAAACTTTGAATTTATCGATAACCGGTTTCATAATCGGACCAACGATAAGTGCATTTGCATAATCATCAAAGAAAATTACAATTCCCATAAACCAAGTCGAAATTTGCGATAAAAGCGGAGTTTTAGCTCTTTGGCTAAGCCAAATGGCTAATGCTTTTGTTCCGCCCATTTTGGTGATAAGTCCGATTAAGCCGCCGATACAAAGTACTTGAAGCAAAATTCCGGCATTCCATGAATCAGCCATTGAGCTAATAACCCTAGCACAAAGGTCGGTAAAAGCCTTGATAAATGAGCTAAAAATTCCGTTTTCGCTAACGCTTATCATAAAAGTTCCGCTTAAAACGCCCAAAAGTAGCGAAAAAATAACATCTTTTGTGATAAAAGCCAAAACTATCGCCACAAGTGGCGGAATAAGCGTTAAAATGCCGAAAAATTCAGAATTTTTCGCAGCCAAATCTTCGTCACAAAATGCCAAAATAGGCAATAATAAAAATAAAAAAATCCTTTTCATATCTGCTCTTTCTTAAAATTTATGATTTTATTTTTTAAAAATTTGAAGCTTGTTTAGTTTGATTTGTCTCGCTCTCATAAAATTCCTCTTTTTGTATATTTTCTTTCAATCCTAAATTTTTTAGATATTGTATTGTTTCGTTATTTTCGCTCAAAATGGCATAATCAAGCGCATTTAAGCCAAAATCATCTAGCACAAATTCATTTGCTCCGTTTTTAACTAGCATTTCAGTTATATTTTTATCGCCAAATTCGGCTGCATGCATTAAAAGCGTTTTTGACGGTTCATTAAAAGCGCACAGGTTTTGATATGGTTCGTAATTACTTGAAATAAACGCCATTTTTTCGGTATTTGAAATAAGTTTTACATTTAATTTCGCGCCGTTATAGATAAAAAATTTAAGAAGTTCGGGATCATTTTTTTCTACAACATAAAAAATCGGCGTTAAACCAAAACTATTTTTGTAGTTCATATCGGCACCATTTGCGAGTAAAAATTTGATATTTTCAGGCGAATTTAGTGCAAAAAAGATTGAATTTTCATCACCGTAATTTACATTGGCACCACGGTCGATCAAAGCCTTCAAAATTTGAGTATTTTTGCCGTGCAAAAGTGCCGTATTTAACGCTGTTGTTAGCCCAAATTCACTACATTCGCAAGAAAAAATAAAATCTTTTATCTCATCGGCTTTGATATTTTTTTGGAGCAAAAGCTCTTCAATTTCACTAAATTGCAAATTTTCTTTGTGATTTTCAAATGCAAATTTCAAATATTCATTTAAGGCAGTTGTTGCGATAACTTTTGCATAGTTTTCATCAAAATCTTTTTTGAAAAATTCGGTTAAATTTACATTTGCGTTATCAAATTCGTTTTTAAATTTATCAAAAAGCATAAAATTTTTTATACTCTTATGCGACCAAACCTCATAGCGTTGCAAATTTGGTTTTTCTTGCGTTTTATCAAGCCCATTTTCATAAATTTTTGGTGCGATTGCTATAAAAGCTAATTTTTCTTGGAATTTTTTTTCATTTACGATTGCTGTGTTTCCTACGCAATCGATATTTTCGTTACGGATTTCTTTGCTTAGCCTATAAAGTTGTTTTAAAAATTTCAAATTTAAAAGCGAATTTTCACACTCAAAATTTGAGTTTAGATACACAAAATCATCTTTTGGATTTGCAACCATATTTACAAAATACGAATTTGGATCTTTTTGTATATCGTCGCATGTCGAGGCAAATAGCGAATTTGCTAAGATAAGTAAAAAAACCGAGAAGATAATTTTTTTCATATCAAACCTAAATTTTGAAACTAAAAACTATATTTTATCAAAAAAAAATATTTTTAAGCTTATAACATTTTTTAAATTTAAAAAAGCCGAAATTATGGAAATTTCGACTTTTATTTTTTTAAAAATTCGGCGAATTTAAAATATCAAATTTGCCGAATTTTGTAAATTTACAACGAAAAATTCTCAATTTCGTTGAAATTTAAATATCTATAAATTTGTGCTTCTTTGCCGTTAAGCTTTTTAGGCACGATTTCTAGGTATTCAGCCACGCTTGGAAGTCTGCCTAGCATCGCACAAACCGCTGCTAGTTCGGCTGAGCCTAGATAAACTTTTGCGCCCATGCCCATGCGGTTATCGAAGTTTCTTGTCGAAGTAGAAAATACTATCGCTTCATCACGCACTCTGGCTTGGTTACCCATACAAAGCGAACAACCAGGAACTTCCATTCTAGCTCCTGCTGCGCCAAATAGCGCGTAATATCCTTCGCTTCTAAGCTGTTTTTCGTCCATCTTTGTAGGCGGTGCTATCCATAGTCGAACAGGCACTTGACCTTCGCCTTTTAGCACTTCGCCAAGCGCTCTGTAATGCCCGATATTTGTCATACAGCTTCCCACAAAAACTTCATCGATATTTTTAGCTCTTTTTGGATCGCTTAAAATTTCGCTTAGTGTCGCTACATCGTCAGGGTCATTTGGACACGCTAAAATCGGCTCTTTTATATCATTTAGATTGATTTCAATCACTTCTGCGTATTTTGCGTTAGAATCTGCTTTTAGAAGTTCAGGGTTTTCTAACCATTTTTTCATTTTTTCTTTTCTGCGTTCAAGCGTTACGGCATTTTCATATCCGTCTTTTATCATCGCATCAATTAGCTCGATGTTTGATTTGATGTATTCAATCACCGGTTCTTTATTTAACGCAATGGCACACGCTGCTGCGCTTCGCTCAGCCGAAGCGTCGCTTAACTCAAATGCTTGTTCCACTTTTAAATTTTCCAAACCTTCGATTTCAAGCACTTTTCCTGCAAAAATATTTTTCTTACCCTTTTTCTCGACGGTTAATAAACCTTTTTTAATCGCATAGTAAGGGATTGCATTTACTAAATCTCTAAGCGTAATGCCTGGTTGCAACTCTCCCTTGAATCTAACAAGCACGGATTCTGGCATATTTAAAGGCATACTTCCTGTAACTGCTGCAAATGCGACTAGACCGCTACCTGCTGGAAAGCTAATGCCGATAGGAAATCTCGTGTGCGAATCGCCACCTGTGCCTACCGTATCAGGTAAAACTAGTCTATTTAGCCATGAGTGGATTACGCCGTCCCCTGGACGAAGTGCCACGCCGCCGCGGCTACTCATAAAATTTGGTAAGGTCTTATGCATAATCGCATCGCTTGGTTTTGGATAAGCTGCCGTGTGGCAGAAGCTTTGCATAACCATATCTGCACCAAAGCCAAGACTTGCTAGTTCTTTTATCTCATCTCTTGTCATAGGGCCAGTTGTATCTTGTGAGCCAACCGTGAGTGTGAGTGGCTCTACATACATACCTGCTCTTACGCCCTCTACGCCACATGCCCTACCTACCATTTTTTGGGCTAGTGTGTAGCCAACACTTTCGTCGCTTTTTGGTTGTTCCGGTTTTATGAAAATATTTTCGCTCTCTAAATTCAAACTAGCTCTTGCTTTCGCGCAAAGTCCCCTAGCGATGATAAGCGGAATTCGACCACCGGCTCGAATTTCATCTTCGATTGTGTTTGGTAGAAGTTTAAATTCGCTCACGCACTCGCCGTTTTTAAGAATTTTGCCTTGTAATGGATAAATTTCTATCTCATCGCCAGTTTCTAGTTTATCGACATTTGCGACAATCGGCAACGCACCGCTATCTTCTGCTGTGTTAAAGAAAATCGGAGCGATAGTCGAGCCGATGATTACGCCGCCTGTTTTTTTATTTGGAACACCTTTTATGTCTTCGCCGATATGCCATTGAACCGAATTCACGCCACTTTTACGGCTGCTTCCCGTTCCTACGACATCACCTACATAGACAACTTGGCGACCGCTTTTTTTAAGCTCTGCGATTTTTTCTAGGCTTCCTGGTTGGCGTTTTACTAGCATTGCATTTGCGTGAAGCGGAATGTCTGAGCGAGAAAAAGCTTCACTAGCAGGGCTTAGATCGTCAGTGTTTGTCTCTCCCGGGACTTTAAAAACGATACCTTTGATAAGCTCAGGAATTTTAGCTCTACTTAAAAACCACTCGGCATTTGCCCATGATTTTAGCACTTGCATTGCAAATTCGTTAGTTTTAGCTAGTTTTTCAACTTCGTTGAAATAATCATGCACGAAAATTGTATTACTAAGAGCCTTTGCAGCGGCACTTGCTACTTCTTTATCACTATTTTGCAAACAGGCAACCAGCACGATGACATTGTAACCGCCAAGCATAGTTCCTAGCATTTCGACAGCTCTTTTTTTGCTGATAACGGCGATTTCTAAGCCGTGATTTAGGATTTCATTTAAAAACTCAGCCTTGACTTTCGCGGCATCATCTACGCCCGGACTTACGCGATTTTCAAGCAAATCAGCGTAAAATTCGCTTTTGCTATCGCCGTTTTTTAGTAAGTCGCAAATTTCCTTTGTCTGTTCTGCGTTTAACGGCAGCGGTGGTATGCCTAGCTCCAAGCGCTCGGCAACATGTTTTTCATAATCTTGTAAAAAAGCCATATTTTTTCCTTAAAATAAAATTCAAAACTTAATATTTTACAAAAATAAAACATAATTTTTATTTATAAAAATGGTTAAGTAGGTTTTTTAAGTTTAAATTTAGCAAATTTGCACTCAAAATTCGTTAAATTTAGTAATATTTTATGTAAAATTATTTGTAAATTTAAATTCTCGCAAATTTTAGTCTAATCGAATTTAGCACCACGGTTACTGAGCTAAAACACATTGCAGCTGCGCCAAACATCGGTTTTAGCAAGACACCCCATAAAGGATATAAAATTCCTGCCGCCACAGGTATGCAGATGAGATTGTAAAAAAACGCCCAAAAAAGGTTTTGTTTTATCGTCGTCATGGTTTTTTGCGACAAATTTATCAAATAAGCCAAATTTCGCAAGTCGTTTTTGATAAAGATTATGTCCCCGGCACCTTTGGCGATGTCGCTACCCGAGTTCATCGCAACGCCTATGTCGGCGGTTTTAAGAGACGGAGCGTCGTTTATGCCGTCCCCTACGAAAAGGACTTTTTCGCTGTTTTTTAAATTTGCGATAAATTCGTATTTTTGGCTTGGCAAAACTTCGCTTATGATCTCATCTACGCCTAAACTTTTGCCGATGAAATTCGCTGTTTTGGCGTTGTCGCCTGTTAGCATTATGGTTTTTATGCCTTGATTTTTTAGCGTTTTTATGCACTCTACGGTTTCATCACGCAAAATGTCGCTAAGTGCCACAAAGCCCACGAATTCGGCATTTATCGCTACAAAAATCACGCCAAAGCCGTTAGATAAAAATTCATCTGCATTTTTTGGCATTTCAAATTCCACGCCGTTTTCATTTAAAAGCTCTTTATTTCCCGCTAGTAGCGTAAATTCGCCGTTTTGCGCCTTTATACCACGACCTAGTAAACTCTCAAATTCCCCGTCAAATTTAGCAAATTTAAGCCCTTTTTCTTTTGCAAATTTCACAATCGCTTTTGAAATTGGGTGTTCGCTAAGCATTTGCACGCTTGCGATTAGTGCGAGATTTTCATCGCTTAAATTTGTAAAATTTACAGAAATTTCGCCCCTGCTGAGTGTGCCTGTTTTGTCAAAAACGGCGATTTTCGTATCTTTTAAGATTTCTAAAACTTCCGGGTTTTTCACCAAAACGCCGTTTTTAGCGGCATTTGAAATAGCACAAACTATCGCAATGGGTGTAGCCAAACCCAAAGCGCAAGGGCATGAAATAATCAAAACGCAAATCGCGCAAAGTAAGCCGATATGGGCTTTTCCTGCGACTAGCCAAATCACAAACACGCAAACGGCGATAAAAATCACGCTTGGCACAAAGATATTTGCGATTTTATCGGCAAAGCGAGAAATCGGCATTTTTTTGCTTCCTGCTTCGCTTAGCAAATTTTTGATTTCAGCCAAAACGCTTTGGTGCGAAAATTTGGTGATTTTCACTTGCAAAATTCCTGCGACACTCACGCACCCAGCATTTACGCTGTCGCCCGTCTTTTTAAAAACGGCTAAGCTCTCACCGGTTATCAGGCTCGTATCGATTTCAGCTTCGCCACTTATGACTATGCCATCGCCCGGGATTTGCGCGCCGTTTTTTACTAAAACTTTATCGCCGGGTTTTAGTTCGTTAGCCAAAATTTCGCTTGTCGTGCCGTCTGGGTTAATCAAAACCGCCTTTTTTGGGCTTAAATCGATAAGTTTTTTAATGTAGTCGTTCGCTTTTAGTTTGCTTTGCTCTTCAAGGTATTTTCCAAGCAATATGAAAGCAATTATCATCGATGAAGAGCTAAAATACAAATTCGCCCACTCGTTTCCGCCCTTAAAATGGACAAAAATCGCACTTCCTAGCGAATACAAATACGCCGCAGACGAGCCAAGAGAGACCAGCACATTCATATCGTAGTTTTTGTTTTTAAGTGAGCCTAGCGCGTGGTAAAAAAAGTTTTTGCCACAAAAGCCAAGCACAACGGCACCTAAAATCGCACAGAGTAGGGCTTTTACGGCGAAGCTGAAATTTGTTTTCATCTCAATTAGCATTATAAAAGACGCTAAAATCACGGCTAAAACGAATTTAAAAAGCATATTTTTTAAATTTCGCGCCTTTTTGGCTTCCAGCTCTTCGTAGTTTGTGGCGATTTCGTAGCCTAGTTTTGTGATTTTTGCTTTTACGGCTTCAAGTGTGGCTTCATCACGCACTATAAATTCGCCAGAACCAGCCGTAAAACTGACATTTACACTCTCAACTCCGTCAATCTTGCGCGTAACTCGCTCGATTGCGTTCGAGCAATTCACGCAGGTCATTCCGACTATGTTTAGATTTTCTTTTTTTGACATTTAAATTTGAAAAATTCGCTAAATTTAGTCGATTTTTGCGACCACTTCGAAGCCTAGATCGCTTAAATCATTTTTAAAAGCTTCTGCGTTTTCTTCGTTTAAATTTACTTCGACGGTTTTATCTGCTACGCTAACGACGATTTCGCCGTAGTCTTCTTCTAAGCCGTTTTTTATACTTTTAGCGCAATTTTCGCAGTTTATGTTATTTACTTTAAATTTCATTTTTTGTCCTTTAAAAAATTTTTTTGAAATTGTATATCAAAAAGTTAAATATTTTTACAACATTTAAATTTTTATTTGTGGTTAAAATAAATACAAATTTGTTTATTTTATCATTGGCGATTGCCACGACTTGCCTAACGGCAAGTCTCGCAATGACAAATTTAAGCAAATCGAATTCCCAAATAATCGCATTACCAAAAATTTAAGCCAAATTTTGCTACAATCACAAGTTTTAAATTTTAAATTTACAAGGATTTTCATGGGAAGAGCGTTTGAGTATAGACGAGCTTCAAAAGAAGCTAGATGGGGAAAGATGAGCAAACTTTTTCCAAAACTCGGCAAAGCAATCACAATGGCAGCCAAAGAAGGCGGTAGCGACCCTGATATGAACCCAAAACTTCGCACCGCAATCGCCACAGCTAGGGCGCAAAATATGCCAAAAGACAATATCGACGCAGCGATAAAACGCGCTAGTGGTAAAGATAGCGTGGATATAAAAACTATCCATTATGACGGCAAAGCCCCACACGGCGCACTTGTCATCGTCGAGTGTGCCACAGATAACCCTACACGCACGGTTGCAAATATAAAATCGATTTTCAATAAAGCAAAAGGCGAGTTTTTGCCAAGCGGAAGCCTTAGCTTTATGTTTTCACGCAAGAGCGTTTTTGAAGTCAAATTTAGCGAAAATTTGGATATGGACGAGATCGAGCTTGAAATGATTGATTTTGGGTTAAGCGAAATCGAGCTAAACGAATTCGAAAACGACAAGGGCGAGACTGAAAAAACTATCACGCTTTATGGCGAGTATGAGAGCTTTGGCACACTTAACGAAGGTATCGAAAAAATGGGCTTGGAGCTTATCAGCGGGGCGTTAAAATTCGTGCCAAATAATAAACAATCTTTTAGTGACGAGCAGTTAGCCGACATAGAAGTTTTGCTTGACAAACTCGAAGAAGATGACGATGTTCAGGCAGTTTATACAAATATCGAATAAGGATTTAATATGAGAGAAGATTTGAAAATTTATGAAATAAATCAGTCTGAGTTAGCGAAATTTAAATTCGCCGTTATCAAAACCGAAAAAGGCGATATGAATTTGGAGCTTTTTGGCGATGAAGCGCCACAGGCTGTTACGAATTTTGCCTCGTTGGCAAACGACGGCTTTTACAAAGGGCTAAATTTCCACAGAGTTATCCCAAATTTTGTGATACAAGGTGGCTGTCCGTATGGCACAGGTACCGGAGGTCCCGGTTGGCGTATAAAATGCGAGTGCGTAGGGCAAAAACACAGACATTTGCGTGGAACGCTAAGTATGGCTCACGCAGGACGCGACACGGGCGGAAGTCAATTTTTCGTCTGCCACAGCCCACAACCGCACCTTGACGGCGTTCATACCGTGTTTGGGCAAATTTGCGACGAGCCGAGCCTAAAAGTGCTTGATAGTATCAGACAGGGCGACAAAATCGTAAATATCGAAATTAAAGAGAGTTTGTAGAATTTGCAAATTTGCATTTTGATTATTTTGAGTTTGGCGATTGCTTCGTTCGTTTCACTCGCTCGCAATGACAAAAAAAGCAAATTTGTTTAATCTGTCATTGCGAGACGGCGTAGTCGTCGTGGCAATCGCCAGTGGTTGATAAATCAAAAAATAAATTTGCCAAAAAAAGAGATTAAAGATAAAAAATGGTAGGCATAGATATAGTGCAAATTAGCAGAATATCGGCTCTAAAAGAAAAATTCGGCGAAAAATTTTTGCGTCGCGTTTTTTGCGATGATGAAATCGCTTTGATAAAAAGCGATGAAACTTTGGCAGGATTTTTCGCTGCCAAAGAAGCCTTTTCAAAGGCTCTTGGCACGGGCATTGGTGGCGAGTGTGGATTTTTGGATATAAAAATCGCAAAAACGCCAAAAGGTGCGCCGTTTTTTGAAATTTCACCAAATTTAAAAGCCAAATTTGGCATAAAAAACTCAGCTCTTAGCATTAGCCACGACGGAAATTTCGCCATCGCAGCGGTGATTTTGGAGCGCGAGAATTGACTTTTACCAAGTTAGTATTTCCGATTAATCCAAGTAGTAGATTTTTGTCAAATGAAGACTTATTAAATTCTATTGAAAAAACAAAACAAGAATTTAAAAAATTTAGAATATTTGTGTTTAAAGAGATTTTTATGATGTTTTGCACTTGCGTATGTGTGCCTTACATTGTGTTTTCTTATGTTAAATTTTTTGTAGATAATCCAGTTTTGCAAATGCTTTTTTTACCATATTTATATATGGTAGGATGGTTTCATTTAGGGAGAATTTTTCATAAAAATATTGACTACGAAAATTTTTTTTAAAGAAAATTTTGTAATTGAAGCTATAAAAAATATTGATAAAAATTTCGTATATGAAAAAGAAAGTTTTTTATATGATTATGATGAATTAAAAAATACGGGAATTGGCAAATATGCTTTATCCGATTTTATAAGTGGAAATTATAAAGGTTTAAATTTTAGATTTGCTGAATATTCTCGTTATAAAAATACACATGGTGCGATATTTTCTTGTGAATTTTACAAAGATTTTAAATATGATTTAAAAATTAAAAACAAAGAAATTTATAGTTATAAAATGAATTCTGATAAACTCGACGATACAGAATTTAACAAAATTTTTGATGTTGAAACGACCGACAAAACGGAAACTAGATTTTTGTTAAGTTTTAGTTTTATGGAGAGACTCTGTAAAATCAACGCAAATGAAAATTTTGGTTTTGTAAGTGCGGCGTTTAAAAACGGAAAATTTTATCTATTTTTAGAAAATAGTAAAAATCTTTTTGAACCTAGTTTCTTTTTTGCACCAAGTATCGCACAGGCTCATTATTTTAGAGATGAATTTTTAGAAATTCTCTCTGTTATCGACGAGCTAAATTTGACGCTAAATATCTACCCAAAAACCGTTTTGAAAAATCAAAAACTTACTCGTTAAATTCTTCTGCGATTTGCGCAGCAAGGCGGAGTTTTTGGCTATCAAAATGGGTATAAATTCGCGAAGTATTTAAACTAGCATGACCCAAAGCTTCTTGAACCAAAACCAAATCTTTTTGCTTTTTATAAAGCATTGTCGCAAAGGTGTGGCGAAGCATGTGGGCTCCGTTTTTTTCTTTGCGAATTCCAGCATTCATCAAAATAGCTTCAACGCTTCTGCTGACATAAGCCTGAGTTATCGGCGCTCCGTTTCGATTTATAAATAAATATCCGTCTTTATTGTTATAATTTATCGGCAAAGCCTTTAAATGCTCGTCTATTAGGTATTTTTTTATCATAACCGTGCGGTATTTGTTTCCTTTGCCACGAATTCGCAAAATGTATAAATCGCCGTCTTCGCTAATATCTTTTTTCTTCAAATTTAACGCTTCTCCGACTCTAATGCCAGTATAAATGATAATTTTGATAATAAGCTGATTTCTATGTGTATTTTTGCCAAAATCAGCCAAATCGATAGCTTCGATAAACCTTTTTATCTCATCTTCACTCATAAACTCAGGTAGTTTCACGCCACGACCACCGCCAACGCCACCCCAGTTTTTCAAAGTTATGCCAAAGTTATGCGAAGCGCCGTCAAATTCATTTTGTCGGTCGATAAATCCAAAAAAATTGATTACGGCTATGCGGTAGTTTTTTTTACTCGCATCGCTTAGTCCGCCTGTGATACTGGCTAAAATTTCACTCAAAAGTTCTTCGTCGATATTTTTTAGGCTTTTTAGGTTGTATTCGCAAAGCACGCTATAAAGCTTTTTTAATGGATTAAAATATGTATTTATGCCGGTTAGACCTGCATTTCTTGCCTGTTTTGCTAGAATTTCAAGTTCATTTATATTTTTTAGCTCCGAATTTAACGCCATATTTGTTTTTGTAAAAAGTTCATGGTTTTTTAGCTCTTTATTTGAGAGCGAACTAAGTTTAAATTTAACAAATCTAGTAAGCCAAAAAAGTAGTGACTTTTCAAAGCTCTCTTTGTAATCAAGTTCAAATTTCATTTTTTATCCCTTTCAAATATGACAAACGGCAGCGTTAGCGTATTTTTGATGATATTAAACGGAGTTGAGATTAGATCTTTTGCAACGCCTGTTTTGTATGTCGGTTTATCAAGCGTTCCGCGAATTTCGACGATTGTCGAAATCGTGCCGTCTTTGCCCAAAATAATGTGGTTCAGCAAAGGAATTTTACTTATAAACGAACTTGCGTCTTTTAAATATTTGATTTCTAAATCGATATTTATATTTTTATTTTTTAAATTTATCTCGCCACTTCCTGCAATATCAGCGCTCGTGCCTACAAAATCCATAGCTTCGATGATGATTTTTTCACCACTTCGTCTAAAATAGGCTTTTCCATTTTTAACGGTAAAACCCTTGTCGTTAAAATCCGGCGTTTTAAAGCTTAAAAGCGACGGGATTGAGTTTAAAAACGATAAAAGTTGTTGATATAAAACATAATCTTTCAAAAATGTATTTTGAATTTCGATTTCGCCTTTAAATTCGTTAGGATCGATTCCACTTGCTTTTAGGCTAAATACTCCGCTCTCAAAACTTTGGCTTCCAAGTAGTGAATTTATCGTTTTGCTTTCTATGTCGTTTGCTAGTGCTTGAAAAAGGTGTTTTTTGAGTTTAAGTTTAATATCGCCTTTTTCAAATTTGGCATCAATCTCGGTATCTGTGCCGTTTAATACGCCTTTGTAAGAAGTAAAATTTAGCGTTTTATTTAAATCTTTTAAGATTAAATTTGAATTTTGTCCATTAAAATTTATTTTATCGCTTAAATTTTCGGCGATTTTAACACCGCTATCGCCAAAATTTACGATAAAATCGGCATTATGAATATTTATCAAATTTTCATTTTTATCCATTTTAAAAGAGAGAATTTTACTTTCACTTTCCCCGCTTACGGAATTTGGCGTGATTTTTAGTTTAAGATTGTCGCTATTGTAGGCTTTGCCGTTTTTGTGTAAAATTCCAAAATCAAATTTTAAATTTTCTCCCAAAATATCGAAATTTGAAAAATCTTTTGTTGAAATTTTCAAATCCCCGCCTTTTATACCTAAATTTTTTAAAAACGGCGAAAACTGCACCAAATTTTCAAATTTTTTAACGCTTATGGTTGTGGTTTTGTCAAATTTAATATCTGTATTTAAAAACTGCGAACTTAAAATCGGAATATCCTTAAAATCGAGCTTTAATCTATCTTTTGCGTTTTTTAAATTTAGTATTTTTTTACCGCTGAAATTTATATTTAAACTATTTATAATAGCATTAAAATCGGCTTTTAAGTTGATTAAATCAAATTCTCCGTCTCCACTTAAATCAAAAATATCGCTTTTAAGATTTGAATCTTTTAAAATCATCTTTTCTTTGCCAAGCGTTAAATTTGCTTTTTTGCTCTTAAATGGAGCATCGGAGATGATGATATCGGCATCTTCGAGCCTTACAAAACCGCCAACTTTGACGCCCAAATTTATCAAATCAACATCTAAAATAACCCTGCCGTCGGTTTTTCCGTTTGTTTGATAAAGCGGTAAATTTATACCATAAGCCCCTAAAATCGCAACCAAATCGGTATCTAAAACCCCGTCTGTTTGTAAATCAAGCAACAAGCTTGGATTGTCGCTAAAAATTCGCCTTATGCTAACGCTGCTACCGAACATATTTTTGCCCTTAAAATAAGGGTTTTTAAGATAAAAGCTCAAATCGCCGTTATTTAGCGAAATATGCGCTTCATCGACATCTGCCGGTTCAATGCTTTCTTCAAATTTGATTTTTAAATTTTTAGCAAATGCGCTTCCTGTTAAATCATTTGGGAAAAAATCCCCCGAGCGTAAATTTAGCTTTCCGCGCAAATTTTCTATTGTGTATTCTTGTGCTACGATTTTACCGTAAATCCAGCTTTTAACTTCCGGGTGCAAATCGGTAATTTTGGCAAATTCGTCCATAAAATTTTTTAAACTTAATGCATGAACATCGTAAATTTCGTAATTTAACATATCGCCTACTATATCAAATTCGAATTTTCCGTCAAGTTCGTGAGAGCTAAAAACACCGTCGAATTTGTATTTGTTATGTTTTGTGTCAGTGGTTAGCTCGCCGCCTAAATAAAGGTTAAAATTTTTAAGTTCAAAATCGTTTAAAAAAAACTTTACTTCGCCGTCATCAAGCTCC contains the following coding sequences:
- a CDS encoding ankyrin repeat domain-containing protein is translated as MKKIIFSVFLLILANSLFASTCDDIQKDPNSYFVNMVANPKDDFVYLNSNFECENSLLNLKFLKQLYRLSKEIRNENIDCVGNTAIVNEKKFQEKLAFIAIAPKIYENGLDKTQEKPNLQRYEVWSHKSIKNFMLFDKFKNEFDNANVNLTEFFKKDFDENYAKVIATTALNEYLKFAFENHKENLQFSEIEELLLQKNIKADEIKDFIFSCECSEFGLTTALNTALLHGKNTQILKALIDRGANVNYGDENSIFFALNSPENIKFLLANGADMNYKNSFGLTPIFYVVEKNDPELLKFFIYNGAKLNVKLISNTEKMAFISSNYEPYQNLCAFNEPSKTLLMHAAEFGDKNITEMLVKNGANEFVLDDFGLNALDYAILSENNETIQYLKNLGLKENIQKEEFYESETNQTKQASNF
- a CDS encoding bifunctional aconitate hydratase 2/2-methylisocitrate dehydratase, producing the protein MAFLQDYEKHVAERLELGIPPLPLNAEQTKEICDLLKNGDSKSEFYADLLENRVSPGVDDAAKVKAEFLNEILNHGLEIAVISKKRAVEMLGTMLGGYNVIVLVACLQNSDKEVASAAAKALSNTIFVHDYFNEVEKLAKTNEFAMQVLKSWANAEWFLSRAKIPELIKGIVFKVPGETNTDDLSPASEAFSRSDIPLHANAMLVKRQPGSLEKIAELKKSGRQVVYVGDVVGTGSSRKSGVNSVQWHIGEDIKGVPNKKTGGVIIGSTIAPIFFNTAEDSGALPIVANVDKLETGDEIEIYPLQGKILKNGECVSEFKLLPNTIEDEIRAGGRIPLIIARGLCAKARASLNLESENIFIKPEQPKSDESVGYTLAQKMVGRACGVEGVRAGMYVEPLTLTVGSQDTTGPMTRDEIKELASLGFGADMVMQSFCHTAAYPKPSDAIMHKTLPNFMSSRGGVALRPGDGVIHSWLNRLVLPDTVGTGGDSHTRFPIGISFPAGSGLVAFAAVTGSMPLNMPESVLVRFKGELQPGITLRDLVNAIPYYAIKKGLLTVEKKGKKNIFAGKVLEIEGLENLKVEQAFELSDASAERSAAACAIALNKEPVIEYIKSNIELIDAMIKDGYENAVTLERRKEKMKKWLENPELLKADSNAKYAEVIEINLNDIKEPILACPNDPDDVATLSEILSDPKRAKNIDEVFVGSCMTNIGHYRALGEVLKGEGQVPVRLWIAPPTKMDEKQLRSEGYYALFGAAGARMEVPGCSLCMGNQARVRDEAIVFSTSTRNFDNRMGMGAKVYLGSAELAAVCAMLGRLPSVAEYLEIVPKKLNGKEAQIYRYLNFNEIENFSL
- a CDS encoding heavy metal translocating P-type ATPase; translated protein: MSKKENLNIVGMTCVNCSNAIERVTRKIDGVESVNVSFTAGSGEFIVRDEATLEAVKAKITKLGYEIATNYEELEAKKARNLKNMLFKFVLAVILASFIMLIEMKTNFSFAVKALLCAILGAVVLGFCGKNFFYHALGSLKNKNYDMNVLVSLGSSAAYLYSLGSAIFVHFKGGNEWANLYFSSSSMIIAFILLGKYLEEQSKLKANDYIKKLIDLSPKKAVLINPDGTTSEILANELKPGDKVLVKNGAQIPGDGIVISGEAEIDTSLITGESLAVFKKTGDSVNAGCVSVAGILQVKITKFSHQSVLAEIKNLLSEAGSKKMPISRFADKIANIFVPSVIFIAVCVFVIWLVAGKAHIGLLCAICVLIISCPCALGLATPIAIVCAISNAAKNGVLVKNPEVLEILKDTKIAVFDKTGTLSRGEISVNFTNLSDENLALIASVQMLSEHPISKAIVKFAKEKGLKFAKFDGEFESLLGRGIKAQNGEFTLLAGNKELLNENGVEFEMPKNADEFLSNGFGVIFVAINAEFVGFVALSDILRDETVECIKTLKNQGIKTIMLTGDNAKTANFIGKSLGVDEIISEVLPSQKYEFIANLKNSEKVLFVGDGINDAPSLKTADIGVAMNSGSDIAKGAGDIIFIKNDLRNLAYLINLSQKTMTTIKQNLFWAFFYNLICIPVAAGILYPLWGVLLKPMFGAAAMCFSSVTVVLNSIRLKFARI
- a CDS encoding heavy-metal-associated domain-containing protein, translating into MKFKVNNINCENCAKSIKNGLEEDYGEIVVSVADKTVEVNLNEENAEAFKNDLSDLGFEVVAKID
- a CDS encoding YebC/PmpR family DNA-binding transcriptional regulator; this encodes MGRAFEYRRASKEARWGKMSKLFPKLGKAITMAAKEGGSDPDMNPKLRTAIATARAQNMPKDNIDAAIKRASGKDSVDIKTIHYDGKAPHGALVIVECATDNPTRTVANIKSIFNKAKGEFLPSGSLSFMFSRKSVFEVKFSENLDMDEIELEMIDFGLSEIELNEFENDKGETEKTITLYGEYESFGTLNEGIEKMGLELISGALKFVPNNKQSFSDEQLADIEVLLDKLEEDDDVQAVYTNIE